The window CAAAAGGATTCACCTTTTTCCTGGCAATTTTTACAGATTCCGGATTAGGAATCATGCAGAGAAATTTCAAGGTAGTATCACCTGTGTTCTTATAACAATGCTTAAATTGTGGCGGAACATAGATTACATCACCTTCCTTAAAGGGTTTATCACCTTCTTCTGTTACCAGTGCTCCTTCCCCGGAAACTATAAAATTCTCATGTTCCCAGCTATG is drawn from Candidatus Stygibacter australis and contains these coding sequences:
- a CDS encoding cupin domain-containing protein, with protein sequence MKLKHYSEIPLEEVEMDGAKGASIRWLISQKDGAPNFATRMFEVEPGGFTPYHTHSWEHENFIVSGEGALVTEEGDKPFKEGDVIYVPPQFKHCYKNTGDTTLKFLCMIPNPESVKIARKKVNPFAKGVANNC